The sequence below is a genomic window from Nitrospirota bacterium.
CCAGAAAAAGAATGGGGACCTCTAATCTCTGAACTTGGATATGTTGGCGAAATCTCCCCGGAAGTTCTTGACCGCTGGCAAATCGGTGTTCCCTGTGTCAGCCTCACCCTCGACGTCACCGCCCTCCTGACCCTTCTTTCTTAAAAAGTCTTAAAAGGGCTTTAAAATATTTCCCTGAAAACTCGGATTTGACAGACCTTTTAATGTCGCTTGAAATCCACTTCGCGGGGATGTGCAAAAAAAACAAATAAAAAAGCCGTTGTTCCTCTTTTGAGAAAAAACGGCTTTTTGCATGTGGTCTCTATAGTAAGATTATTTAATCTTAAATAAAATTAGATCTTCACAACAGAAGAAGCCTGGGGTCCTTTTGGTCCGCTTGTCACTTCAAATTGAACTGCTTCGCCTTCATTCAACGCTTTGTAACCATCTCCCTGAATCGCTGAAAAATGGACAAAAACATCTTCTCCGTTTTCCTGAGAAAGAAAACCATAACCTTTGCTGGCGTTAAACCACTTAACTGTACCGTTTGCCATAAAAACTTACCTCCTTTAATTTTTAATTCTGTTTTTAAAACGATCGTTTGAGTTTGAGAAAAAAAAGACCTCAGAAAAAATCATCTGAGGTCTTCTTCATTCATTGACTAAATTTATGAAAAATTTACGAAACTCAAAAACATCGAAAAAACAGATAACTGGGTTACTTATACCACGATTAATTGATCTGGTCAAGCTAAATATTCCACCCAAGACCAGCGATAGACTTCGCACCCACTTATTAATCATGTCATTGCGAGCACCGAAGGGTGCGTGGCAATCTTATCGTAAAGTCTTGAGATTGCTTCACTTTGTTCGCAATGACAGCTTTCTAACTCTGTTC
It includes:
- a CDS encoding cold-shock protein gives rise to the protein MANGTVKWFNASKGYGFLSQENGEDVFVHFSAIQGDGYKALNEGEAVQFEVTSGPKGPQASSVVKI